Genomic DNA from Nostoc sp. ATCC 53789:
TTTGCAGATATTGCGTTATTTGAAACGCCCGAATTATTAAACTTGGTTCAACTGGCAGAAACAGGAATAGAACGGCTCAAGGAACTATCCTTGCTTGTAATTACAACTTTGCATGGTTTTTTTATTTTAATTCCTGCTATTTTGCTCTCTGGCTCAATTGCTTGGTGGATACCGTTAATTTTATTTACCTCTGCTACACCAGCGATTTATATGGAATTGACTTACCGCAAAAAAAGCTGGGAAGTCGAAGAAACTCAGGCGAGTCTTGTCCGCCAAATGAACTTGTATAGGGATGTCTTAGTGGGTGAAGCTTATACCAAAGAATTACGCTTATTTCAGCTACAACCTTTATTGCTGGATCGGTGGCAAAGTCTTTTCCAGACCATGTTTAGATCGATGCAGCAAATCCGCAAAAAAGGAACGGTGCTGGTAATCACTTGGTCAATGGTGAATGGATTAGGAAGCGCTTTACCCTACATTTATGTTGTTATAGGAGCTTTACGCGGAATTTATACTTTAGGAGATTTAGCACTTTATGCAGGTTTGATCCTACAAGTGCGCCAGAGTTTGTTTTTACTGATTAATAATGGGTCTAACTTGTATGATGTGGTTTTGGGGACTCGTCCGATTTTCCAATTATTAGAACTGAAGCCGAAATTGCGGTTATCGTTAGCCTCAAGGGAGGATACTGCTGCTAAATTGTCTTTGACACCAAAGGCGATCGCTAAGCAACAGGGAATCCAAATCAAGAACTTATCTTTTTCTTATCCAGGTAGCGGCAGCAAGATTCTGGACAACATTAACCTCACAATTCAGCCGCATCAAACGATCGCCCTAGTTGGGGAAAATGGTGCGGGGAAAACAACTCTGGCTAAGTTACTCTGTCGCCTGTACGATCCAGGAAGTGGCGAAATTTTGTGGAATGGACAGGATTTGCGCGAAATTGGCTTGGAACAGCTATACTCACGCCTTGCTGTGGTGATGCAAGATTACGCTCGGTTTCCAGCCACAGTGTGTGAAAATGTGGGTTTTGGGTACTTATCTGCGTTACAGGATGTTAACGCCATCAAAGAGGCACTGAGGGCAGCTGGAATTGCCAAGGTAGTGGACAATCTGCCCCAAGGCTTAGAGACACGATTAGGTAAGCAATTAGCAGGTGGGGTAGACTTATCGCAAGGACAGTGGCAAAGAATTGCGATCGCTCGTGCCTTGATGCGATTATCCTCAGCAGAACTATTAATTTTGGATGAACCGACAAGCGCACTCGATCCGAAAACTGAGCATGAAATTTACCAGCTTTTACGTACCATTGCTGCTAATAAAATGGCTGTTTTCATCAGTCATCGTTTAGCTTTATCCAAACTGGCAGACCGGATTATTGTTTTAGAAAATGGCAAGATTATAGAAACAGGAAGTCATGAGGAATTAATAGCAAGAGGTGGACAATATCATCTCATGTTTACCCGTCAAGCAAGTAGCTATCAGTAGACTGAACTATCAAATTAAGGTCAGGTATTGAACTTTCAAAGAAGCGATTGTGATTTAGCTGTTATGAATCGGCAGATCAAGCAACAGCGTTGCTTTCTGTTTCAGTTTGCTTCACTGGTTTACTTTTGAAAGCAAAGTTGAGCAACCCGCTTTGAAACTTTGAAACTTTGAAAGCATAAAGCGAGCAAGCTTGAGGGGAGACAAAATGGTCTAGAATGCTTATATTACAAAGAGTGTAGCAATTTGTGGTAAAAGAAAAAGAGCATTCATTCGCAACAAGCTCTATTTAATGATAATGTTACCAGAATTCTACGAAACAAACCTCAAGCGAGAATTGGGACGTGCAGAATATTTATTACTAAAAATCCTGATAAATTTATTACAATCTATTAAAACTGTAAGCCTTGAGGCATTGGCTACAGCTTTACCTATTCCAATATTGTTTGAAAGTAGAAGAAAGAAAATCCAAAGATTTTTGTCTTTAAATTACATAAATACTGAAGAAATTTGGTTCCCAATTATTAAAAGCTGGTTAGAGATATATTTCCCCTTAAATGAAATTATTTATTTAGTAATTGACCGGACTAATTGGGGGTGTATTAATCTATTAATGATTAGTGTGGTTTGGGATAAAAGGTCTATCCCAATATATTTTAAGCTATTAGACAAATTAGGTTCAAGCAATTTTGATGAACAAGAAGCAGTATTTAAAAAAGCATTGCCGCTTTTTAATAATTATAAAACTGTAGTGTTAGGAGACCGTGAATTTTGCTCGATAAAGCTGGCTAACTGGCTAACATAGCAGAAAGTATATTTCTGTTTACGCTTAAAAAAAGATGCGTTTATAGAAATAGAACCGGAAATTTGGCTGCAATTAAGAGATTTAGGTTTAGCGCCTGGTCTTTCCTTCTTTTACCAAGGCATTAAATATACAAAATACCTTGGGTTTGTTAGCTTTAATCTTGCTGCTAAATGGAAGCGTAAACGTTTGGGAATTGCGCCGGAGGAGGGTTGGTTTATCCTTACCAACTTAGATGATTTAGATTCAGTTATTAGAGCTTACAAACAGCGCTTTGATATTGAAGAGATGTTTAGAGATTTTAAGAGTGGTGGTTATAACTTGGAAGATACTAATGTATCAGGTCAAAGACTAATTTCCCTCATATTATTAATCTCACTTGCCTATACGGCTGCAACTATATCTGGTCAAAAAATTAAACGTATGGGTGTTCAAAAATATGTTGGACGAATTAAAGAATCTGTGCGGACAGTTCGCCGCCATAGCAGTTTTTATATTGGATTATATGGATCTAACTGGGTCGATTTTATGGAAAATTCTTATGAATTGGTGGCTGAGTTAATGACACTAGCTTCTAATAAGCGGAAGTATTATCAACAAGGAGAGAGAGCAATGAGGCTTATTTTATCTGCATCCTAGCCCTTTTTGTAACCCCCCAAGGCGAGCAAGTTGCTCATCTTATTGTAAGCATATAAAAAAGTTCAACAATTCTAGTCTCTCAAAGCATTGATTTTTCGTGGTTGGGTGCAAGTCCACGTAAAAATAAGTTGAACAAATTGGGGATGGAAAAGGGATCACTCTACTACTTTTTCAACACAGAGACACCAAACTCAAATAAAAAAGTTCAACAATTAGGAGAGTGATTCTACCCGCATGTGGGCGCGATCACTCTAGTAATAACGTAGCTATCGCACGGCGGTAAGACTTGCGAGCGATTCATGGACGGATGCCTGGAGCGGGGTAAAGCACCCAACAGAAATTGTAGAACTTTATT
This window encodes:
- a CDS encoding ABC transporter ATP-binding protein, with product MQPSEPSLFQTFWRSLLLVIQSAPTELRTLVLLTLISGSSPVISLFINKIIIDRISHLLGKFTTVSSLALILQEPLLLWSIGGLILLNLLTDSMSAIASLVFSSLRDRVQGFAQSIVLNKVANFADIALFETPELLNLVQLAETGIERLKELSLLVITTLHGFFILIPAILLSGSIAWWIPLILFTSATPAIYMELTYRKKSWEVEETQASLVRQMNLYRDVLVGEAYTKELRLFQLQPLLLDRWQSLFQTMFRSMQQIRKKGTVLVITWSMVNGLGSALPYIYVVIGALRGIYTLGDLALYAGLILQVRQSLFLLINNGSNLYDVVLGTRPIFQLLELKPKLRLSLASREDTAAKLSLTPKAIAKQQGIQIKNLSFSYPGSGSKILDNINLTIQPHQTIALVGENGAGKTTLAKLLCRLYDPGSGEILWNGQDLREIGLEQLYSRLAVVMQDYARFPATVCENVGFGYLSALQDVNAIKEALRAAGIAKVVDNLPQGLETRLGKQLAGGVDLSQGQWQRIAIARALMRLSSAELLILDEPTSALDPKTEHEIYQLLRTIAANKMAVFISHRLALSKLADRIIVLENGKIIETGSHEELIARGGQYHLMFTRQASSYQ